A DNA window from Myxocyprinus asiaticus isolate MX2 ecotype Aquarium Trade chromosome 15, UBuf_Myxa_2, whole genome shotgun sequence contains the following coding sequences:
- the LOC127452652 gene encoding neurensin-1-like has product MTSCSEICGSDYAERGHGALSSGKQGYGVRSYLHQFYEECTASIWERDEDFQTQRSPSRWSSVLWKVCLALGALILVAGLSVLLVGYATPPRLEAFGEDELLFVDGRAVRFNRALDACKLAGAVLFCVGGSGMALGLLLAACSQGTSKEELRLQQCFKERLAEIQASVHPITHAPTPGEGKVPVTLSKVQSVQPGAET; this is encoded by the exons ATGACTTCTTGCTCAGAGATCTGTGGGTCGGATTATGCTGAGCGTGGCCATGGTGCACTCAGCAGCGGTAAACAAGGTTACGGGGTGCGTTCCTACCTGCACCAGTTTTACGAGGAGTGCACCGCGTCCATCTGGGAGCGCGATGAAGATTTTCAGACACAGAGATCGCCTAGTCGCTGGAGCTCTGTCCTCTGGAAG GTCTGTCTCGCGCTGGGAGCTTTGATTCTGGTAGCCGGGTTATCAGTGCTGCTGGTAGGCTATGCTACTCCCCCTCGTCTAGAAGCTTTTGGTGAAGATGAGCTGTTGTTTGTGGATGGCCGTGCTGTGCGCTTTAACCGGGCACTGGATGCCTGTAAGCTAGCTGGAGCTGTGCTGTTCTGCGTGGGAGGCAGCGGTATGGCATTGGGGCTGCTCCTGGCTGCTTGCTCTCAGGGCACCTCAAAAGAAGAGCTTCGACTGCAACAATGTTTCAAAGAGCGTCTAGCTGAGATCCAGGCCTCTGTTCATCCAATCACTCACGCTCCTACCCCAGGAGAAGGCAAAGTGCCCGTCACTCTCTCTAAGGTGCAGAGCGTCCAACCAGGGGCAGAGACCTGA